One stretch of Leptospira harrisiae DNA includes these proteins:
- a CDS encoding helix-turn-helix domain-containing protein codes for MSAELVSMASPYTKSRKRPILRPSNAQKVANSEVTMFASVLPQWKVSKKEKEFFYRALKTARKDAGLTQAEVAKKLKRSRSHISKIELGQRRLFMDEFLVLYKLYGKPTIYFYSAFVKSDLVEQID; via the coding sequence ATGAGCGCAGAATTAGTTTCTATGGCATCTCCTTATACGAAAAGCAGAAAAAGACCAATTCTGAGGCCCTCGAATGCCCAAAAGGTAGCAAATTCCGAGGTCACAATGTTTGCAAGTGTCCTTCCGCAGTGGAAAGTATCTAAGAAAGAGAAAGAATTCTTTTATAGAGCTTTGAAAACTGCAAGAAAGGACGCTGGTCTTACTCAAGCTGAAGTTGCTAAGAAGCTAAAGCGTAGTCGAAGTCATATTTCTAAGATAGAGCTAGGACAAAGGCGATTGTTTATGGATGAGTTTTTGGTTTTATATAAGCTTTATGGAAAGCCAACTATCTATTTCTATTCAGCCTTTGTAAAAAGTGATCTTGTAGAACAAATAGATTAA
- a CDS encoding transcriptional regulator, which produces MTVKKVENLLGKKVQALIEAKGDSQKEAAAKLKLTPTGMNGIVQGRVESASHSFLTLLKQEYKPDFNWLLNDSIPVLPIKYLSPEEEDKLVSKADQDKVLLSQIKTTKGLREIIQNLLKFSNQQRKAIGEMIAEFSKDKD; this is translated from the coding sequence ATGACAGTTAAAAAAGTAGAGAATTTACTTGGTAAAAAGGTGCAAGCCCTGATTGAAGCGAAAGGGGACAGTCAAAAAGAAGCGGCTGCCAAACTAAAACTTACACCTACCGGGATGAATGGAATTGTTCAAGGACGAGTCGAATCTGCTTCGCATTCTTTTTTAACGCTTCTTAAGCAAGAGTATAAACCAGATTTTAACTGGCTCTTGAATGATTCGATTCCAGTTCTTCCAATCAAATATCTTTCACCGGAAGAGGAAGATAAATTGGTTTCAAAAGCTGATCAAGATAAAGTATTACTAAGTCAAATTAAGACCACGAAAGGTCTTAGAGAAATTATTCAAAACCTTTTAAAATTTTCTAATCAGCAAAGAAAAGCTATAGGGGAA